One window of Gemmatimonas aurantiaca genomic DNA carries:
- a CDS encoding agmatine deiminase family protein: MTASRAGATLPHGSGALPALRMPAEWERHDATWIGWPHHEPDWPGKFAPIAWVYAEIVRALSRFERVEILCHDEHVAEQARHCLAQHDVSPDGYRLHIQATDRVWLRDSGATGVMRPDGSMAFVQWGFNAWAKYDNFALDALVPPRMAAIAELPRIEARRHDNGEPLILEGGGIETDGLGTMLVTEEWLLSDVQVRNPGYTRKDYERAFAEYLGITHTIWLGEGCVGDDTHGHIDDIARFVAPGVVVLAHEEDPADENHARSLDNLHRLRNARDARGEKLRVVTLPFPRAVVMDGMRLPASYANFYIGNGVCLVPTFNDRNDRIALNTLADLFPDHEVIGIHAVDLVWGLGTLHCLSQQQPAPLRGDAR; the protein is encoded by the coding sequence ATCACGGCTTCGCGCGCCGGTGCGACGCTCCCGCATGGCAGCGGGGCGTTGCCGGCGCTGCGCATGCCCGCCGAATGGGAGCGACACGACGCCACCTGGATCGGCTGGCCGCATCACGAACCCGACTGGCCCGGCAAGTTCGCGCCCATTGCCTGGGTGTACGCCGAGATCGTGCGTGCCCTCTCCCGCTTCGAACGTGTGGAGATTCTCTGCCACGATGAACACGTGGCCGAACAGGCGCGGCATTGTCTCGCGCAGCACGACGTGTCGCCCGATGGCTATCGTCTGCACATCCAGGCCACCGATCGCGTGTGGCTCCGGGACTCTGGCGCCACCGGCGTCATGCGTCCCGACGGCAGCATGGCGTTCGTCCAGTGGGGCTTCAACGCCTGGGCCAAGTACGACAACTTTGCGCTCGACGCACTGGTGCCCCCACGCATGGCGGCCATCGCGGAGCTGCCACGCATCGAAGCCCGTCGTCACGACAACGGCGAACCCCTGATTCTCGAAGGGGGAGGCATCGAAACCGACGGACTCGGCACCATGCTCGTGACCGAGGAGTGGCTGCTGTCCGACGTGCAGGTGCGCAACCCCGGCTACACCCGCAAAGATTACGAGCGCGCGTTCGCCGAGTACCTCGGCATCACGCATACTATCTGGCTTGGTGAAGGCTGTGTCGGCGACGACACCCACGGCCACATCGACGATATCGCGCGCTTCGTGGCGCCCGGTGTCGTGGTGCTCGCGCACGAAGAAGATCCGGCCGACGAGAATCACGCCCGTTCGCTCGACAATCTGCATCGTCTGCGGAACGCCCGGGATGCGCGTGGGGAGAAGCTGCGCGTGGTGACGCTGCCTTTCCCCCGCGCCGTGGTGATGGACGGCATGCGGTTGCCGGCGAGTTACGCGAACTTCTACATCGGCAACGGCGTGTGCCTGGTGCCCACCTTCAACGACCGCAACGACCGGATCGCCTTGAACACACTGGCCGACCTGTTTCCCGATCATGAAGTGATCGGCATCCATGCCGTCGATCTCGTCTGGGGCCTGGGCACGCTGCACTGCCTGTCGCAGCAGCAGCCCGCCCCCTTGCGCGGAGACGCCCGATGA
- a CDS encoding isoamylase early set domain-containing protein, producing MAENPDLTFEPMADDDVLVARMRASYRMLPAPSVAQIERCTRGVLASVAAGATEGSVAGAHGTSGTQGTRRSGGLLLRPQWWWGVAAAATLVVTVMRPWRGAETQRNADSAFAAGTAAALPVGSIRDEGDGEIRFDLTLPTAARAVAIVGDFNGWDETKTPMAKRGADGTWSVRVPLSPGRYSYAFVVDGREWLVDARAPQVPDAGFGPANAVIVDGAE from the coding sequence ATGGCTGAGAATCCGGATCTGACGTTCGAACCCATGGCGGACGACGACGTGCTCGTCGCCCGGATGCGCGCCTCGTATCGCATGCTGCCGGCTCCATCGGTCGCGCAGATCGAACGCTGCACGCGGGGTGTGCTGGCCTCCGTGGCGGCGGGCGCGACCGAGGGGTCGGTGGCCGGAGCGCACGGCACGTCCGGCACTCAGGGCACGCGACGCAGCGGCGGGCTGCTGCTGCGTCCGCAATGGTGGTGGGGGGTGGCCGCGGCGGCCACGCTGGTGGTGACCGTGATGCGCCCCTGGCGCGGCGCGGAAACACAGCGGAACGCCGACAGTGCGTTCGCGGCCGGCACCGCCGCGGCGCTGCCCGTGGGCTCCATCCGCGACGAAGGGGACGGCGAGATCCGTTTCGATCTGACGCTCCCCACCGCGGCCCGGGCCGTCGCCATCGTGGGGGATTTCAACGGCTGGGATGAGACCAAGACGCCGATGGCCAAACGCGGCGCCGACGGCACATGGTCGGTCCGGGTTCCGCTCTCGCCGGGGCGCTATTCGTACGCGTTCGTGGTGGACGGCCGGGAATGGCTGGTGGACGCTCGTGCGCCCCAGGTGCCCGATGCCGGTTTTGGCCCGGCGAACGCCGTGATCGTCGACGGCGCGGAATAG
- the queE gene encoding 7-carboxy-7-deazaguanine synthase codes for MAYTVKECFYTLQGEGVNAGRAAVFCRFTGCNLWTGREADRHKATCTFCDTDFVGVGPDGGKFATAEALAAFVKSRWPANAPDDVRPFVVCTGGEPLLQLDTPAIDALHAVGFEVAVETNGTQPAPAGLDWICVSPKADAPLALTHGDELKLVFPQDKARPERFESLDFTHFLLQPMDGPRAAENTRAALDYCLAHPRWRLSLQTHKTLGIR; via the coding sequence GTGGCATACACGGTGAAGGAGTGTTTCTACACGTTGCAGGGTGAAGGCGTGAACGCCGGACGGGCCGCCGTCTTCTGCCGGTTCACGGGGTGCAATCTGTGGACCGGCCGCGAGGCCGATCGCCACAAAGCCACCTGCACCTTCTGCGATACCGACTTCGTCGGCGTCGGCCCCGACGGGGGCAAGTTCGCCACCGCCGAAGCGCTGGCGGCCTTCGTGAAGAGCCGCTGGCCCGCCAACGCACCCGATGACGTGCGGCCCTTCGTGGTGTGCACGGGCGGCGAACCGTTGCTGCAACTCGATACACCGGCCATCGACGCGCTGCACGCCGTGGGCTTCGAAGTGGCGGTGGAAACGAACGGCACTCAACCCGCACCCGCAGGTCTCGATTGGATCTGCGTGAGTCCCAAAGCCGACGCCCCGCTGGCTCTCACCCACGGTGACGAGCTCAAGCTGGTGTTTCCGCAGGACAAGGCGCGCCCGGAACGTTTCGAATCGCTGGACTTCACGCATTTCCTGCTGCAGCCCATGGATGGCCCGCGGGCCGCGGAAAACACGCGGGCCGCGCTGGACTACTGTCTCGCACATCCGCGCTGGCGGCTGTCGTTGCAAACGCACAAGACACTCGGGATACGCTGA
- a CDS encoding outer membrane beta-barrel protein — MRLREAVGRRYRGLRSAPGFRVTILESLTMNTVFVRRRPMVTSVVTAVASALLAVGLVTSPLAAQQTGAAASLTPFAGYVISGNWYDGPIGTSLKNTNGPVIGAQGSFPLSKGLSLTGSLAYSSGDLRIGLPLIGGVNVGSTKTWMYDAGIELGGLAARPEGIAPFATAGIGGMTNDISASVFDVRATNVAYTLGVGVDVGFTPGMALRLQAKDWIGRFNSEDAIGFRAEGNLAHNFALTAGLKFTF, encoded by the coding sequence ATGCGTTTGCGGGAGGCCGTTGGGCGCAGGTATCGTGGCCTGCGCTCTGCACCTGGATTCCGCGTCACTATTCTGGAGTCACTCACGATGAACACTGTCTTCGTTCGCCGCCGCCCGATGGTCACTTCGGTCGTTACCGCGGTTGCTTCGGCACTCCTGGCGGTTGGCTTGGTCACGTCGCCATTGGCGGCCCAGCAGACGGGTGCGGCCGCATCCCTCACACCGTTCGCCGGCTATGTGATCAGCGGCAACTGGTATGACGGGCCCATCGGCACCAGCCTCAAGAACACCAACGGTCCCGTGATCGGAGCGCAGGGCAGCTTTCCGCTCTCCAAGGGATTGTCGCTCACCGGGAGTCTGGCCTATTCCTCGGGCGATCTGCGCATAGGGTTGCCGCTCATCGGTGGTGTCAACGTGGGGTCGACCAAGACGTGGATGTACGATGCCGGGATCGAGTTGGGCGGCCTGGCCGCACGTCCCGAGGGCATCGCGCCCTTCGCGACGGCGGGCATCGGCGGCATGACCAATGACATCAGCGCGAGCGTGTTCGACGTGCGGGCGACGAACGTTGCCTACACTCTTGGGGTAGGGGTCGATGTCGGCTTCACACCGGGCATGGCGCTGCGTCTGCAGGCCAAGGACTGGATCGGCCGATTCAACTCGGAAGATGCCATCGGCTTCCGCGCCGAAGGAAATCTTGCGCACAACTTCGCGCTGACGGCGGGTTTGAAGTTCACCTTCTGA
- a CDS encoding carbon-nitrogen hydrolase: MTNIVTIGLVQDTASDDLADNVTRAVARVRDAAARGAQIICLQELFNAPYFCKTVRPERFDIAEPVDGPVVHTFQALAKELAVVIVVPFYEREAPGLYRNSATVIDADGAILGTYRKMHIPHDPLFEEKYYFAPGDVTGDQRQDRHPGYNGFRVWRTKYADIGVLICWDQWYPEGARITALLGAQILFYPTAIGWHPSEKPTFGDAQVDAWRTAQRAHAIANGVFVAAPNRVGFEPEPGTDGLEFFGQSFICDPFGRYLAQAGTEPTILTAACDLSLIEETRRNWPFLRDRRIDAYGPITQRWLGSAAGGA; this comes from the coding sequence ATGACCAACATCGTCACCATCGGTCTCGTGCAGGACACCGCGTCCGATGATCTCGCCGACAACGTCACCCGGGCCGTGGCGCGCGTACGCGACGCGGCCGCCCGTGGCGCGCAGATCATCTGCCTGCAGGAGCTCTTCAACGCGCCGTACTTCTGCAAGACCGTTCGCCCGGAGCGTTTCGACATCGCCGAGCCCGTGGACGGTCCGGTCGTGCACACGTTCCAGGCATTGGCCAAAGAGCTGGCCGTGGTCATCGTCGTCCCGTTCTACGAACGGGAAGCGCCGGGCCTCTATCGCAATTCGGCCACGGTCATCGACGCCGATGGGGCCATCCTCGGGACGTATCGCAAGATGCACATCCCGCACGATCCGCTGTTCGAGGAGAAGTACTACTTCGCTCCCGGCGACGTGACGGGTGACCAGCGGCAGGATCGTCATCCCGGTTACAATGGCTTCCGCGTGTGGCGTACGAAGTACGCCGACATCGGTGTCCTGATCTGCTGGGATCAGTGGTATCCCGAAGGCGCCCGCATCACGGCGTTGCTGGGCGCGCAGATTCTTTTTTATCCCACGGCCATCGGCTGGCATCCGTCGGAGAAGCCCACGTTCGGCGACGCGCAGGTGGACGCGTGGCGTACCGCGCAGCGTGCGCACGCCATCGCCAACGGCGTCTTCGTGGCCGCGCCCAATCGGGTGGGTTTCGAGCCAGAGCCCGGCACCGACGGTCTCGAGTTTTTCGGGCAGTCGTTCATCTGCGATCCGTTCGGCCGCTACCTCGCGCAGGCGGGCACCGAGCCCACCATCCTGACGGCGGCGTGTGATCTGAGCCTCATCGAGGAGACGCGGCGCAACTGGCCGTTTCTCCGGGATCGGCGCATCGACGCCTACGGGCCCATCACCCAGCGGTGGCTGGGGTCTGCCGCCGGAGGCGCCTGA
- a CDS encoding DUF4147 domain-containing protein — MTSSRALLSALHAAAVQGAAPFLRTRQTVDQWLDAHTVSPDSASAPIHLFALGKAAWAMAEGACAALEARGLSVAGGIVVSNHLPDAAHPGDFAALPEVLRRCLGDHPVPGPASLEAADAIDDAIGDVVPGALALVLLSGGTTALCAAPIPALSQAVGDTDRAQAHVANLAQTLLESGLAIHEMNAIRRRVLRFGAGRLASALARRGVRRIGTFAISDVIGDHPAVIGSGPCSADILTDEEFLALLDAHDLRGRLERAMSTVLGLEGRGLPPAVPVVDDPAFGLVDYTLVATNRDAVGGMAEAARAQGIANVLVEAEPLAGDADAVGRALVVRALRMAAAFPRGTPLEGSTVLLSGGEPVVNLRDTIERAVRHGDEDDARRAEAEADTETRQPAPAAADEPMRGGRMQVVGLAAALALEEAAMRGNPHAWQIAVLAAGTDGRDGPTDAAGAIVDAAVPALARRAGRTPEGDLETGRSWFSLHAADALLRTGPTGTNVMDVVAVLIRP, encoded by the coding sequence GTGACATCCTCCCGCGCCCTGCTCTCCGCGCTTCACGCCGCGGCAGTGCAGGGCGCGGCGCCGTTTCTGCGAACCCGACAGACCGTCGACCAGTGGCTCGACGCGCACACCGTCAGCCCCGACTCCGCCAGCGCGCCGATCCACCTCTTCGCGCTCGGCAAAGCGGCCTGGGCCATGGCCGAAGGGGCCTGCGCGGCACTCGAGGCCCGTGGACTGTCGGTGGCAGGGGGCATCGTGGTCTCCAACCACCTGCCCGACGCCGCGCACCCCGGCGACTTCGCGGCGCTTCCGGAGGTCCTGCGGCGCTGCCTGGGTGATCATCCCGTCCCGGGCCCGGCCTCTCTCGAGGCCGCTGACGCCATCGACGACGCCATCGGGGACGTCGTGCCCGGCGCACTGGCGCTGGTCCTGCTGTCGGGCGGCACCACCGCTCTCTGCGCGGCCCCCATCCCCGCGCTCTCGCAGGCGGTCGGGGACACCGACCGGGCCCAGGCGCATGTGGCCAATCTCGCCCAGACGTTGCTCGAGTCGGGACTGGCCATTCACGAAATGAACGCCATCCGCCGGCGCGTCCTGCGATTCGGCGCCGGCCGACTGGCCTCGGCTCTCGCCCGGCGTGGCGTACGCCGGATCGGCACCTTCGCCATCAGCGACGTCATCGGAGACCACCCGGCCGTCATCGGCTCCGGCCCCTGCTCCGCCGACATCCTGACCGACGAGGAGTTTCTCGCGCTGCTCGACGCGCACGATCTGCGGGGGCGCCTCGAACGTGCCATGAGCACGGTGCTGGGTCTCGAAGGACGCGGCCTGCCACCCGCCGTGCCGGTGGTCGACGATCCGGCGTTCGGTCTGGTGGACTACACCCTCGTGGCCACCAACCGCGATGCGGTCGGCGGCATGGCCGAGGCGGCCCGCGCGCAGGGCATTGCCAACGTCCTCGTGGAGGCGGAGCCTCTGGCAGGTGACGCCGATGCCGTCGGCCGTGCCTTGGTCGTGCGGGCACTCCGCATGGCCGCCGCGTTTCCACGTGGAACGCCACTGGAAGGATCGACCGTACTGCTGAGCGGTGGCGAACCCGTGGTGAACCTCCGCGACACCATCGAGCGCGCCGTGCGTCATGGCGACGAAGACGATGCACGCCGCGCCGAGGCCGAGGCGGATACCGAAACCAGGCAACCGGCCCCCGCAGCGGCCGACGAACCCATGCGTGGCGGTCGCATGCAGGTGGTCGGACTCGCCGCCGCTCTCGCCCTGGAAGAGGCCGCCATGCGCGGCAACCCGCACGCCTGGCAGATCGCCGTCCTCGCGGCGGGGACCGATGGACGGGACGGTCCCACTGACGCCGCCGGCGCCATCGTCGATGCCGCCGTGCCAGCCCTCGCGCGCCGCGCTGGCCGCACGCCCGAAGGCGATCTGGAAACCGGCCGCTCGTGGTTCTCTCTCCACGCCGCCGACGCCCTGCTGCGCACCGGCCCCACCGGCACCAACGTGATGGACGTGGTCGCGGTGCTCATTCGCCCCTGA
- the queC gene encoding 7-cyano-7-deazaguanine synthase QueC, giving the protein MTSSHVTTAAAARPAVVLLSGGLDSATALAVAHRDGYTPYAMTFRYGQRHAVEIDAARRVAEVQGVAKHVVVDIDLRQWGGSALTADVEVPKDRDVDEVTDEIPVTYVPARNTIFLSFALAWAETLGADAIFIGVNALDYSGYPDCRPEYVAAFEAMANLATRAGVEGTQRLTIHAPLQHLTKAQIVALGTSLGVDYSVTTSCYDPTPDGTACGHCDACQLRLRGFAEAGAVDPIAYAG; this is encoded by the coding sequence ATGACTTCGTCCCATGTAACGACCGCGGCGGCCGCACGTCCGGCCGTCGTCCTGCTTTCCGGCGGTCTCGATTCCGCCACCGCGCTCGCGGTCGCGCACCGCGACGGCTACACGCCCTATGCCATGACATTCCGGTACGGTCAGCGGCACGCGGTGGAAATCGATGCCGCCCGTCGTGTGGCCGAGGTGCAGGGTGTCGCGAAACACGTCGTGGTGGACATCGATCTCCGGCAATGGGGAGGCTCGGCGCTCACGGCCGACGTGGAAGTCCCCAAGGATCGTGACGTGGACGAGGTGACGGACGAAATCCCGGTCACCTATGTGCCGGCCCGGAACACGATCTTCCTGTCCTTCGCGCTCGCCTGGGCGGAAACGCTCGGCGCCGACGCGATCTTCATCGGCGTCAACGCGCTCGACTATTCCGGCTATCCCGATTGCCGTCCCGAATATGTCGCGGCCTTCGAAGCCATGGCCAACCTGGCCACCCGCGCCGGCGTGGAAGGTACACAGCGCCTCACCATTCATGCGCCGTTGCAGCATCTGACCAAGGCGCAGATCGTGGCCCTCGGCACCTCACTCGGTGTGGACTACAGCGTCACCACGAGCTGCTACGACCCGACGCCGGATGGCACCGCCTGCGGACACTGCGATGCCTGCCAGTTGCGCCTGCGCGGCTTTGCCGAAGCCGGTGCCGTCGACCCCATTGCCTACGCCGGCTGA
- a CDS encoding TerC family protein, translated as MLSWLADPQAWISLLTLTVLEVVLGIDNIIFISILAGKLPRDQQPRARSLGLAGAFVTRLALLLSITWVMQLTAPLFTVLDHPISGRDLILLIGGLFLIGKATHEIHAKLEGPDEEAQQQARPVSSLWVTVAQIMVIDIVFSLDSVITAVGMADDVSIMIVANVVALLVMLMAAGRISAFVDEHPTIKMLALAFLVLIGTNLVAEGLGQHIPKGYTYAAMAFSVIVEMLNIRAAGRARRRDVGQADHPAGGAG; from the coding sequence ATGCTCTCGTGGCTCGCCGACCCGCAGGCGTGGATCTCCCTGCTCACACTGACGGTGCTCGAGGTGGTCCTCGGCATCGACAACATCATCTTCATCTCCATTCTCGCGGGGAAGCTGCCGCGGGATCAGCAGCCACGCGCCCGCTCGCTGGGTCTGGCCGGAGCGTTCGTCACGCGGCTGGCGCTGCTGCTGTCGATCACGTGGGTCATGCAGCTCACCGCGCCGCTGTTCACGGTGCTCGATCATCCGATTTCGGGGCGTGATCTGATTCTGCTGATCGGCGGTCTGTTCCTGATCGGCAAAGCGACGCACGAAATTCACGCCAAGCTCGAGGGGCCCGACGAGGAGGCGCAGCAACAGGCGCGTCCGGTGAGCAGCCTCTGGGTGACCGTGGCGCAGATCATGGTGATCGACATCGTCTTCTCGCTCGATTCGGTCATCACCGCGGTGGGCATGGCCGATGATGTGTCGATCATGATCGTCGCCAACGTCGTCGCGTTGCTGGTGATGCTGATGGCGGCGGGACGCATCAGTGCGTTCGTGGACGAACATCCGACCATCAAGATGCTGGCGCTCGCGTTCCTCGTGCTGATCGGCACGAACCTCGTGGCGGAGGGGCTGGGTCAGCACATTCCCAAGGGATACACCTATGCCGCGATGGCCTTCTCCGTGATCGTGGAGATGCTGAATATTCGGGCAGCGGGACGTGCGCGGAGACGGGATGTTGGCCAGGCTGACCATCCCGCGGGCGGAGCGGGGTGA
- a CDS encoding RNA polymerase sigma factor has protein sequence MTDAELVVRTRTGDPEAFGTLVSRYYDACWRFAYHMLGERADAEDVVQESFLRAYLAIARYDERDQFRGWLFRILTNQCRNALTSRGRRTRRFVQDDIALETAPAAPPGPATGMEDAALVRALAQLDPAQREALLLKYAEGLEYSEMSAMTGAGESALKMRVKRGSERLRVLLGRSLEDPPFGSSGEPSA, from the coding sequence ATGACTGACGCCGAGTTGGTCGTCCGGACGCGTACCGGGGATCCGGAAGCGTTCGGGACCCTGGTATCGCGTTACTACGACGCATGCTGGCGGTTCGCCTACCACATGCTGGGAGAGCGGGCAGATGCGGAGGACGTGGTCCAGGAGTCGTTTCTCCGGGCCTACCTGGCGATCGCGCGTTATGACGAGCGCGATCAATTTCGCGGCTGGCTCTTTCGAATCCTGACCAATCAGTGCCGCAACGCGCTCACATCCCGCGGCCGCCGGACCCGGCGGTTCGTGCAGGACGACATCGCTCTGGAAACAGCCCCGGCGGCTCCGCCGGGGCCGGCCACGGGCATGGAGGACGCGGCGTTGGTGCGGGCATTGGCGCAACTCGATCCGGCCCAGCGCGAGGCGCTGCTGCTCAAGTATGCCGAGGGACTGGAATACTCCGAGATGTCGGCCATGACCGGCGCGGGCGAATCGGCACTCAAGATGCGTGTCAAACGGGGCAGCGAGCGGCTTCGCGTGTTGTTGGGACGCTCGCTGGAGGACCCGCCGTTCGGGTCTTCGGGGGAACCCTCGGCATGA
- a CDS encoding DUF2628 domain-containing protein: MTLPPPDEPRSDSRSDGQPDLPRWAQRPSGGGAVLSDERMATYFGAKWEQVYRRKLAPFLEDPSFVPTWNWSAALALPVWFLYRKLYLPFAIFFLLPNLVFRLLTRSDTALTMEALRKPENEWLLMMNLAVHLSSAIAAGGTANWLLFRRARAASHFVSAQQLPAGEELGLLRRMGGVNRLATALFVSLSLVIVLAQYRG, from the coding sequence ATGACGCTGCCCCCGCCGGACGAACCGCGTTCCGATTCCCGGTCGGACGGTCAGCCCGATCTGCCACGCTGGGCGCAACGTCCCTCGGGTGGCGGCGCGGTGCTGTCCGACGAACGCATGGCGACGTACTTCGGCGCGAAATGGGAGCAGGTGTATCGCCGGAAGCTCGCCCCGTTCCTGGAAGATCCGTCGTTCGTGCCCACCTGGAACTGGAGTGCGGCACTCGCGCTGCCGGTATGGTTTCTGTACCGGAAGCTCTACCTGCCGTTCGCGATTTTTTTCCTGCTGCCCAACCTGGTGTTCCGGCTGCTCACCCGCTCGGACACGGCGCTCACGATGGAAGCGCTGCGCAAGCCCGAGAACGAGTGGCTGCTGATGATGAACCTGGCCGTGCATCTGTCGTCGGCGATCGCAGCGGGCGGGACGGCCAACTGGCTGCTCTTCCGTCGCGCGCGGGCCGCCTCCCATTTCGTGTCGGCTCAGCAGTTGCCGGCGGGTGAAGAGCTGGGGCTGCTGCGTCGCATGGGCGGCGTGAACCGCCTGGCCACGGCGCTCTTCGTCTCGCTGTCGCTGGTGATCGTGCTCGCCCAGTACCGGGGATGA
- a CDS encoding helix-turn-helix domain-containing protein encodes MAASTENPTAAESPEAGPPDAFRRRPRQSRGQKRVELLLDAAATVIARAGLEAATAEAIALEARTAKGSLYQFFPNRDAVLAALALRYADEMRAIHERAFPIDSRGLALERLIDRIVKPLAEFHDRNPAFRRVFAHHDGPTDDTRSAPSRLRIQLFESFVDRLDVLFAARNPRLASRERRRAALVAATIGQSILARRARAAATEKKPLLDDLRRVLLLYLEPLLDPAPVRGTSRARKTSVRRST; translated from the coding sequence GTGGCCGCTTCCACGGAGAACCCGACGGCCGCCGAATCGCCGGAAGCCGGTCCTCCCGACGCCTTTCGGCGGCGACCGCGCCAGTCCCGCGGGCAGAAACGCGTGGAACTGCTGCTCGACGCCGCCGCCACGGTGATTGCCCGCGCCGGTCTCGAAGCTGCCACCGCCGAGGCCATCGCGCTGGAAGCCCGCACGGCCAAAGGCTCGCTGTATCAGTTCTTCCCCAACCGGGACGCCGTCCTGGCAGCGCTCGCGCTGCGGTACGCCGACGAAATGCGGGCCATCCATGAGCGCGCCTTCCCCATCGACTCCCGCGGACTCGCCCTCGAACGGCTGATCGATCGCATCGTCAAGCCGCTCGCGGAATTCCACGATCGCAACCCGGCCTTCCGGCGGGTCTTCGCGCACCATGACGGGCCTACCGATGACACGCGGTCGGCGCCATCGCGGCTGCGGATACAGCTCTTCGAGTCCTTCGTGGACCGGCTCGATGTGCTCTTCGCGGCGCGCAATCCGCGGCTGGCTTCGCGCGAACGGCGGCGTGCGGCGCTTGTCGCCGCCACCATCGGTCAGAGCATCCTGGCCCGGCGGGCGCGTGCCGCCGCCACGGAAAAGAAACCGCTGCTCGACGACCTCCGCCGGGTGCTGCTGCTGTATCTCGAGCCGCTGCTCGATCCCGCGCCCGTGCGCGGGACCTCCCGCGCGCGCAAGACATCCGTTCGCAGATCCACCTGA
- a CDS encoding glycogen-binding domain-containing protein, whose product MPCALSAAMATVALAESADAQVRGEAPIAPAATIGPVTDAPTLSLLGMASVPDGSGGPFAQRNDLWFGATQPVGRLGGVHFSALGSGNWRFREVAGTDAQSQGIVTLRARTRVGEQRVWSAVSYGYAGSSGNPGAGLLGNLSGAQAGGGVDTRGSDTTVSRRVDVGQVGRAEAGMVSNYAGIEFAIGMSVERATRFTTQTITVDEPTVTRSAPTNADRIVSSRSVRTMQRRDLATGIASVGFNTGATTWLLSVTAPVASWISSDALAPAAQPIPTVASLAVVQPITGWLSLVGAAASNPATVGPNAIRDQVNSQEGRGYRSFSPVVALGIRISRLPGRGHDGTPGGILAFETRTLGAVDSISIEQGSLDRDHSETDTLRVVLLIDAPRAESVELMGDATSWTVTQMRRHANGRWRAELKLAPGMHRVIVRSDGGKWVAPPGLPVGNDDYGTPVGMILIKSPRQ is encoded by the coding sequence GTGCCATGCGCGCTTTCGGCGGCCATGGCCACGGTCGCGCTGGCCGAGTCGGCCGACGCACAGGTGCGTGGTGAGGCGCCCATCGCACCCGCCGCCACCATCGGCCCGGTCACCGACGCGCCCACGCTGTCGCTGCTTGGCATGGCATCGGTTCCCGACGGCAGTGGTGGCCCCTTTGCGCAGCGCAACGACCTCTGGTTCGGCGCTACGCAGCCGGTGGGTCGTCTGGGCGGGGTGCATTTTTCCGCACTGGGGAGCGGGAACTGGCGTTTCCGCGAAGTGGCCGGCACCGACGCCCAGTCTCAGGGCATCGTCACGCTGCGCGCCCGCACCCGTGTCGGTGAGCAGCGGGTCTGGAGCGCCGTGAGCTATGGCTATGCCGGCTCCAGCGGCAATCCCGGCGCCGGCCTGCTCGGCAATCTGTCGGGCGCCCAGGCCGGTGGCGGCGTGGACACCCGCGGCTCCGACACCACGGTCTCGCGTCGGGTGGATGTCGGCCAGGTTGGACGGGCGGAAGCAGGCATGGTCAGCAACTATGCCGGCATCGAGTTCGCGATCGGCATGTCCGTGGAGCGCGCCACCCGGTTCACCACGCAGACCATCACCGTCGACGAACCCACGGTGACGCGGTCCGCGCCGACCAACGCCGATCGGATCGTGAGTTCCCGATCGGTGCGCACCATGCAGCGTCGCGATCTCGCCACTGGCATCGCCTCGGTGGGGTTCAATACGGGCGCCACCACATGGCTGCTGTCGGTCACGGCTCCCGTGGCCAGCTGGATCAGCAGTGACGCCCTCGCACCGGCCGCCCAACCCATTCCCACGGTCGCCTCGCTGGCCGTGGTGCAGCCCATCACCGGATGGCTGTCGCTGGTGGGCGCCGCCGCCAGCAACCCGGCAACGGTGGGTCCCAATGCGATCCGCGATCAGGTGAACAGTCAGGAAGGCCGTGGCTATCGCAGCTTCTCACCCGTGGTGGCGCTCGGTATCCGCATCTCCCGCCTGCCGGGCCGCGGTCATGACGGAACGCCGGGTGGGATCCTGGCGTTCGAAACGCGCACGCTGGGTGCCGTCGATTCCATCTCCATCGAGCAGGGATCGCTCGATCGCGATCACTCCGAAACCGATACCCTGCGGGTCGTACTGCTCATCGATGCACCGCGCGCCGAGTCGGTGGAGCTCATGGGTGACGCCACCTCGTGGACCGTGACGCAGATGCGCCGTCATGCCAATGGACGCTGGCGCGCCGAACTCAAACTCGCGCCGGGCATGCACCGGGTCATCGTGCGCTCCGATGGCGGCAAGTGGGTGGCACCGCCGGGTCTGCCCGTGGGCAACGACGACTACGGCACACCGGTTGGCATGATCCTCATCAAGTCGCCACGACAGTAG